The following proteins come from a genomic window of Maribacter sp. HTCC2170:
- a CDS encoding DUF3570 domain-containing protein — MKNLWVLFFILIISGSFAQDGNTNSYKKRVLETAEIDLLFSFYDQDGQNAAVSGGEGTEKLTDATSSIVVKIPLNADDVLTVDAGISAYSSASTSNVDPFDKNSRRASPFSASSGASQSDVLAHFNPSYEHSSDDRNSVYRAQAYVSSEYDYFSIGFGGGYTRLFNEKNTEVSADLQVFLDNWIPQYPVELRGGFSDSRITGTGTYNPVFNAFNDETRNSYSLSLSFSQILSQRMQGSIFMDIVSQSGLLSTPHQRVYFGDVNDFFIEDFQLADNVEQLPNSRFKIPIGARLNYYVNDLFVLRSYYRYYSDDWGITAHTASLEVPIKLTDKFTFYPNYRYYSQTAADYFYAKEAAISSLDFYTSDYDLSAYDSHQYGMGIRYKDIFTSAKVFTFGLKTIDFRFGKYDRSDGLDSFIFSLGTTFVGD; from the coding sequence TTGAAAAATCTCTGGGTTTTATTTTTTATTTTAATAATCAGCGGGAGTTTTGCCCAAGATGGCAATACGAATAGTTACAAGAAAAGAGTGCTTGAGACTGCTGAAATTGATTTGTTGTTCAGTTTTTACGATCAAGATGGTCAGAACGCTGCTGTATCGGGGGGAGAAGGTACCGAAAAACTTACAGATGCTACATCGAGCATTGTGGTTAAAATTCCTTTGAATGCCGATGATGTCCTTACCGTTGATGCAGGTATATCCGCATATTCCTCAGCTTCTACCAGCAATGTGGATCCGTTCGATAAAAACAGTAGACGAGCAAGCCCGTTCAGTGCATCTTCTGGAGCTTCCCAAAGTGATGTTTTAGCCCATTTTAACCCTTCCTATGAGCATAGTTCTGATGATAGAAACTCGGTTTATAGGGCCCAAGCCTATGTCTCTTCTGAATATGATTATTTTTCAATTGGTTTTGGGGGAGGATATACTCGTTTGTTTAACGAAAAGAATACTGAGGTATCTGCGGACCTTCAAGTGTTTTTAGATAATTGGATTCCTCAATATCCCGTTGAATTACGGGGTGGTTTTTCAGATTCTAGGATAACGGGCACCGGTACTTACAATCCAGTTTTTAATGCATTCAATGATGAAACAAGAAATTCATACTCACTTTCTTTAAGTTTTTCTCAAATCCTAAGCCAAAGAATGCAAGGTTCTATTTTTATGGATATTGTGTCGCAAAGTGGATTACTGAGTACACCTCACCAAAGAGTATATTTTGGTGATGTGAATGATTTCTTTATTGAAGATTTTCAATTAGCGGATAATGTTGAGCAATTGCCCAATAGTCGTTTTAAAATTCCTATCGGAGCTCGTTTAAATTATTATGTCAACGATTTGTTTGTATTGCGTAGTTATTACAGGTATTATTCAGATGATTGGGGTATTACGGCTCACACTGCAAGTCTGGAAGTCCCTATTAAACTAACAGATAAATTCACCTTTTATCCAAATTATAGATATTACAGCCAAACGGCAGCGGATTATTTTTATGCAAAAGAAGCTGCAATTTCCAGTTTGGATTTTTATACTTCCGATTATGATCTTTCGGCCTATGATTCGCATCAATATGGGATGGGAATCAGGTATAAAGATATTTTCACCAGCGCCAAGGTTTTTACTTTTGGATTAAAGACCATTGATTTTAGGTTTGGTAAATATGACCGAAGCGATGGTTTGGATTCCTTTATTTTTAGTTTGGGAACTACCTTTGTTGGAGATTAA
- a CDS encoding DUF4266 domain-containing protein, which yields MKKVFVILLFAILSTSCVVVKEYDKVYLNDEEMALGAKSSERFETIFQIYREAAAGANGGKSGGGCGCN from the coding sequence ATGAAAAAGGTCTTCGTTATTCTATTATTCGCGATATTATCAACTTCGTGTGTGGTGGTAAAAGAGTATGATAAAGTATACCTTAATGATGAAGAAATGGCGTTGGGTGCGAAAAGTTCTGAACGTTTTGAGACTATTTTTCAAATATATCGTGAGGCAGCCGCAGGTGCCAATGGAGGGAAATCTGGTGGAGGATGCGGATGTAATTAA
- a CDS encoding FAD:protein FMN transferase, protein MKKVLPLLLIFFVFAGFGQERKYITVHRTQKLMGSRFDITVVAMNEEIGYINIDQAIAEITRIEKLISSWDPESETSLVNRNAGIKPVKVSLELFKLIERAKQISILTDGAFDISYASMDEVWKFDGSMRYKPTQKEVRESITKIGSERIILDKEKNTVFLKDVGMKISFGGIGKGYAADKAKKLLVSKQVIAGIINASGDLTTWGTKASGEKWLIGIANPLSKDRIFSWLPVIESSVATSGNYEKYVIINGKRYSHIIDPRTGYPSQGINSVSIFAKDAELCDALATAVYIMGKEAGLGLINQLPEAEVIIVDSKNKIHKSRGILFDNNP, encoded by the coding sequence GTGAAAAAAGTTCTTCCCCTGTTATTGATTTTCTTTGTCTTTGCAGGTTTTGGGCAGGAGCGTAAATATATTACCGTTCATAGGACCCAAAAGTTAATGGGTAGTCGTTTTGATATTACTGTTGTGGCCATGAATGAGGAGATTGGGTATATTAATATTGATCAGGCGATTGCGGAGATAACACGAATTGAAAAACTTATTTCTTCTTGGGACCCTGAATCAGAAACTTCACTTGTAAATAGGAATGCCGGAATAAAACCGGTAAAAGTAAGCTTAGAGCTTTTTAAACTTATAGAAAGGGCTAAACAGATTTCTATTCTAACCGATGGTGCCTTTGATATTTCATATGCTTCTATGGATGAGGTTTGGAAATTCGATGGTAGTATGCGGTATAAACCGACACAAAAGGAGGTAAGAGAATCAATTACCAAAATTGGTAGCGAAAGAATAATTTTGGATAAGGAAAAAAATACGGTATTCCTAAAGGATGTTGGAATGAAAATATCATTTGGGGGCATTGGCAAGGGATATGCTGCAGATAAGGCTAAGAAGCTTTTAGTTTCAAAGCAAGTTATAGCAGGCATCATTAATGCCTCAGGTGATTTGACAACATGGGGAACTAAAGCAAGTGGAGAAAAATGGTTGATAGGTATCGCCAACCCTCTTAGTAAAGACAGAATATTCTCATGGCTTCCTGTAATTGAGTCTTCCGTTGCTACTTCTGGCAATTATGAAAAATATGTGATTATCAACGGTAAAAGGTATTCCCATATCATTGATCCAAGAACTGGCTATCCATCTCAAGGTATAAACAGTGTTTCCATTTTCGCGAAAGATGCTGAGTTATGTGATGCTTTAGCAACCGCGGTCTATATTATGGGAAAGGAAGCGGGTTTGGGGTTGATTAATCAACTCCCCGAGGCGGAAGTAATCATAGTGGATAGCAAAAATAAAATCCACAAGAGTAGGGGAATTCTGTTTGATAATAATCCGTAA
- a CDS encoding thioredoxin family protein, whose protein sequence is MKKLTFILVMLCSIVGAAQNWESSFEQALLLSKQEKKPIILVFSGSDWCAPCIKLERDIWQSEEFKTYADEHYVLYKADFPRKKVNRLSDEIKGQNDKLAKKYNPNGHFPLVTVLNSNEEVLGNTGYKKLSPDQYMSLLNSFVK, encoded by the coding sequence ATGAAAAAGTTGACCTTCATACTGGTTATGCTATGCTCGATTGTGGGCGCTGCCCAAAATTGGGAGTCCTCATTTGAGCAGGCCCTATTGTTATCCAAACAAGAAAAAAAACCAATAATTCTAGTTTTTTCTGGTTCAGATTGGTGTGCTCCCTGCATCAAATTAGAAAGGGATATTTGGCAATCGGAAGAATTCAAAACCTATGCAGACGAACATTATGTGCTTTACAAGGCAGATTTTCCGAGGAAGAAGGTTAACCGACTTTCAGATGAAATAAAGGGTCAAAACGACAAATTGGCCAAAAAATATAACCCCAACGGGCATTTTCCATTAGTAACAGTGTTGAACTCAAACGAAGAAGTATTGGGAAATACCGGGTATAAAAAACTTTCTCCTGATCAGTACATGTCACTTTTAAATTCTTTCGTAAAGTGA
- a CDS encoding ubiquinol-cytochrome c reductase iron-sulfur subunit, with product MERKEFLRSLGAGAAFALTFPCMHGCSKDDENGDIVEIPTGIDFTIDLNSTEGAQLADNGSFILKNLVVVVKDLEGNFVAASQVCSHQSYDQVRFLTNDGGIFHCDVHGSRFALDGAPLNQVDNNAAKPLIVYNTELNGDNLRVFE from the coding sequence ATGGAAAGAAAGGAATTTCTAAGAAGTTTGGGTGCCGGTGCGGCTTTTGCATTAACTTTTCCCTGTATGCATGGTTGTTCAAAGGATGACGAAAATGGTGATATTGTAGAAATACCTACAGGAATTGATTTTACAATTGATTTAAACTCCACTGAAGGTGCTCAACTTGCCGATAATGGCAGTTTTATATTAAAAAATTTGGTCGTGGTTGTTAAGGACTTGGAAGGGAATTTTGTTGCTGCCAGTCAAGTCTGTAGCCATCAATCTTATGATCAAGTGCGTTTCCTGACCAACGATGGGGGCATTTTTCATTGTGATGTACATGGATCAAGGTTTGCCCTTGATGGAGCCCCTTTGAATCAAGTAGATAACAATGCTGCCAAGCCTTTAATAGTTTATAATACTGAACTCAATGGAGATAATCTCCGAGTTTTTGAGTAA
- a CDS encoding AIR synthase related protein: MSSSNSERYNQRGVSASKEDVHNAIKNIDKGLFPKAFCKIVPDYLTNDDEFCLVMHADGAGTKSSLAYMYWKETGDISVWKGIAQDALIMNIDDLICVGATDNIMLSSTIGRNKNLIPGEVISAIINGTEELIADLAKHGMVIHSTGGETADVGDLVRTIIVDSTVTARLKRKEVIDNANIKAGDVIVGLESFGQAIYEKEYNGGMGSNGLTSARHDVFSKYLAEKYPESYDAAVPEDLVYSGNVKLTEHVSDSPIDAGKLVLSPTRTYAPIVKKMLSKYTSTNIHGMVHCSGGAQTKILHFVENLHIIKDNLFPIPPLFKLIQEQSGTDWREMYQVFNCGHRLEIYTNETVAQDLIEISKSFDVDARIVGRVEDGPEKKLTINSEFGSFVY; encoded by the coding sequence ATGAGTTCTTCAAACAGCGAAAGATATAATCAACGTGGGGTTTCGGCCTCCAAGGAAGATGTGCATAATGCTATTAAAAACATTGATAAAGGGTTGTTTCCAAAAGCTTTTTGTAAAATAGTTCCTGACTATCTTACCAATGATGATGAATTTTGTTTGGTGATGCATGCCGATGGTGCTGGGACAAAGTCGTCCTTAGCTTATATGTATTGGAAAGAAACTGGGGATATTTCTGTTTGGAAAGGTATTGCCCAGGATGCTCTTATCATGAATATCGATGATTTGATTTGTGTTGGTGCAACCGATAATATTATGTTGTCCTCTACCATCGGTAGAAACAAGAATTTGATACCTGGCGAGGTTATTTCTGCAATTATCAATGGTACTGAAGAACTGATTGCTGATTTGGCAAAACATGGAATGGTGATACATTCTACTGGTGGGGAAACTGCCGATGTAGGTGATTTGGTCAGAACCATAATAGTTGATTCCACTGTAACTGCGAGATTAAAACGTAAAGAGGTTATAGATAATGCCAATATCAAAGCTGGCGATGTAATTGTTGGGTTAGAATCTTTTGGACAAGCTATTTATGAAAAGGAATATAATGGTGGTATGGGAAGTAATGGTTTGACATCCGCACGGCACGATGTTTTTTCTAAATATTTAGCTGAAAAATACCCAGAGAGTTATGACGCCGCTGTGCCTGAAGATTTAGTGTATTCGGGAAATGTCAAATTAACAGAGCATGTATCAGATTCTCCTATTGATGCGGGTAAATTAGTGTTATCCCCAACTCGGACTTATGCCCCTATAGTTAAAAAAATGCTCTCCAAATATACCTCTACCAATATTCATGGTATGGTACACTGTAGTGGTGGGGCCCAAACCAAAATACTTCACTTTGTTGAAAATCTTCATATAATCAAGGATAATCTATTTCCTATACCTCCCTTGTTCAAATTGATTCAGGAACAATCAGGAACCGATTGGCGAGAAATGTACCAGGTTTTCAATTGTGGGCATCGTTTAGAGATTTATACGAATGAGACTGTGGCACAGGATTTGATTGAAATATCAAAGAGTTTTGACGTAGATGCTAGAATCGTTGGTAGGGTAGAAGATGGTCCAGAAAAGAAACTCACGATAAATAGTGAGTTTGGATCCTTTGTATATTAA
- a CDS encoding glutamine synthetase III, giving the protein MSKLRFKAILDSQKRSRKYVEEKGRRSEQFASNVFNEDKMLQHLTKDALASVKSAIVSGSKIDRKIADQVAEAIKGWAINNGATHYTHWFQPLTGSTAEKHDAFFDLLPDGRALETFGGGQLVQQEPDASSFPHGGIRNTFEARGYTAWDPTSPAFIYGTTLCIPTIFVAYTGEALDNKAPLLRALHSVDQAATAVAKYFDKNVSKVNATLGWEQEYFLIDKSLAQSRPDIVMTGRTLIGQTAAKGQQLDDHYFGVIPSRVLSFMKELEVECTKLGIPVKTRHNEVAPNQFELAPVFEEANLAVDHNLLLMDVMEKVAEKHSLKVLFHEKPFAGINGSGKHNNWSLATDTGVNLLSPGSTPMKNLQFLTFFVNTIKAVDEYEELLRSSIASASNDHRLGTNEAPPAILSIFIGKQLNGVLDELEGVSKGKLSPEEKTELKLNVVGKIPEIMLDNTDRNRTSPFAFTGNKFEMRGVGSKTNCAKPMTVLNTIVAKQLIDFKKEVDILVDKKNLKKDEAIFNVLREYIKTSKRIRFDGDGYSSEWEKEAKKRKLSNNKNTPDALQVLTSKESLALFESMKVMSGVEIKARQEVELEAYILHVQIEGRVFNELIYSYIIPSVIEYQNRLIDNVMGLKDVFGASYKDYANSQLVIIQEISEHLDILKSKTDAMVEERKKANKMTDSHKKAYAYCEKVKPYFDEIRYRSDKLERLVDDELWPLTKYRELLFAK; this is encoded by the coding sequence ATGTCCAAATTAAGGTTTAAGGCGATTCTTGATAGCCAAAAAAGGTCTCGTAAATATGTAGAGGAGAAAGGGAGGCGTTCCGAACAATTTGCTTCCAACGTCTTCAATGAGGACAAAATGCTTCAACATTTGACCAAAGATGCTTTGGCAAGTGTAAAAAGTGCCATTGTTTCTGGTTCAAAAATAGATCGCAAGATAGCTGACCAAGTTGCAGAGGCAATCAAGGGTTGGGCAATAAATAATGGGGCCACACATTATACACATTGGTTTCAGCCATTAACGGGTTCTACAGCCGAAAAACATGATGCATTTTTTGACCTCTTACCAGATGGGAGGGCTTTAGAAACCTTTGGAGGAGGGCAGTTGGTGCAACAGGAGCCAGATGCCTCTAGTTTTCCACACGGTGGCATTCGCAATACGTTTGAAGCAAGGGGGTATACTGCCTGGGATCCTACGTCCCCTGCATTTATATATGGAACTACCTTGTGTATTCCCACAATCTTTGTTGCGTATACAGGTGAGGCGTTGGACAATAAAGCACCTCTGTTAAGGGCGTTGCATTCAGTGGATCAAGCAGCGACCGCGGTGGCGAAATACTTTGATAAAAATGTGTCCAAGGTAAATGCAACTTTAGGATGGGAGCAAGAATATTTCTTGATTGATAAGTCTCTAGCACAATCGAGGCCAGATATTGTGATGACAGGGCGCACCTTGATTGGGCAAACCGCAGCAAAAGGACAACAGTTAGATGATCATTATTTTGGGGTAATACCGAGTAGGGTACTGAGTTTTATGAAAGAACTTGAAGTTGAATGCACCAAATTGGGTATACCTGTAAAGACAAGACATAATGAGGTAGCTCCTAATCAATTTGAGCTGGCTCCGGTTTTTGAAGAAGCGAATTTGGCCGTAGATCATAATTTACTCTTGATGGATGTAATGGAAAAAGTTGCTGAAAAACACAGTTTAAAGGTACTTTTTCATGAAAAGCCATTCGCAGGAATCAACGGATCTGGTAAGCATAATAATTGGTCTTTGGCAACTGACACCGGGGTTAATCTTTTGAGTCCGGGTTCTACTCCTATGAAGAACCTTCAGTTTCTTACCTTCTTCGTGAATACGATAAAGGCTGTTGACGAATATGAAGAATTGTTACGTTCATCAATTGCATCTGCAAGTAATGATCATAGATTGGGTACAAATGAAGCTCCACCTGCCATACTTTCGATTTTTATAGGAAAACAATTAAACGGGGTCCTTGACGAGTTGGAAGGTGTCTCAAAGGGTAAATTATCTCCTGAAGAAAAAACAGAGCTTAAATTGAACGTGGTGGGCAAGATTCCTGAGATAATGCTCGATAACACGGATCGAAATAGAACTTCACCATTCGCTTTTACAGGAAATAAGTTTGAGATGCGTGGAGTTGGCTCCAAAACCAATTGCGCCAAACCAATGACCGTTTTGAACACTATAGTGGCAAAACAGCTAATAGACTTTAAAAAAGAGGTCGATATATTGGTAGATAAAAAGAACCTCAAAAAAGACGAGGCTATTTTTAATGTTTTGAGAGAATATATTAAAACATCAAAGAGGATACGTTTTGATGGGGATGGGTATAGTTCGGAATGGGAAAAAGAGGCCAAGAAACGAAAACTAAGTAACAATAAAAATACACCTGATGCTCTACAAGTATTGACTTCGAAAGAGAGTTTGGCTCTTTTTGAATCAATGAAAGTGATGAGTGGGGTCGAGATAAAGGCACGTCAAGAAGTTGAACTGGAAGCTTATATTCTTCATGTGCAAATTGAGGGGAGAGTCTTTAATGAACTTATTTACAGTTATATCATTCCGTCGGTTATTGAATACCAAAATAGATTGATTGATAATGTTATGGGTTTAAAAGACGTTTTCGGAGCCTCTTATAAAGATTATGCCAATAGTCAATTGGTGATTATTCAAGAGATTTCTGAGCATTTGGATATTTTGAAAAGTAAGACTGATGCCATGGTGGAAGAGCGTAAGAAGGCAAACAAGATGACAGATAGCCATAAGAAAGCTTATGCGTATTGCGAAAAGGTAAAACCCTATTTCGATGAGATCAGATATCGAAGTGATAAATTGGAGCGATTGGTTGATGATGAACTCTGGCCATTGACTAAATATCGTGAATTGCTTTTTGCCAAGTAA
- a CDS encoding glutamine synthetase beta-grasp domain-containing protein: protein MSKSKLEYIWLDGHEPTQNMRSKTKVENDFSGKLEDCPIWSFDGSSTEQASGGASDCLLKPVAIYPDPVRKNGYLIMAEVLSADGTPHASNGRASIDDDDDDFWFGFEQEYFLMDTKTDLPLGFPRGGFPGPQGKYYCSVGGRYTWGRDIVEEHSDLCIAAGLNFEGINQEVAPGQWEFQLFAKGAKKAGDEIWIARYLLDRLTEHHGYYIEYHPKPVKGDWNGSGMHANFSNTTLRTCGSKETYEKICEAFRPVTSEHIDVYGEFNDERLTGLHETAHVSDFSYGVSDRGASIRIPIITVENGWKGWLEDRRPASNGDPYKIAGRIIKTVKSAKI, encoded by the coding sequence ATGAGCAAATCAAAATTAGAATATATCTGGCTAGATGGTCATGAACCAACTCAAAACATGAGAAGTAAAACTAAAGTCGAAAATGATTTTAGTGGAAAACTAGAAGACTGTCCAATTTGGTCTTTTGATGGCTCATCAACTGAACAAGCTTCAGGAGGAGCTTCTGATTGTTTATTAAAACCTGTAGCCATTTACCCAGATCCAGTAAGAAAAAATGGATACTTGATTATGGCAGAAGTTTTAAGTGCTGATGGAACTCCACACGCTTCAAATGGAAGAGCTAGCATTGATGATGATGATGATGATTTTTGGTTTGGGTTTGAACAAGAGTACTTCTTGATGGATACTAAAACAGATTTACCGTTAGGATTTCCACGTGGAGGTTTCCCTGGACCACAAGGTAAATACTATTGTTCTGTAGGTGGTAGATACACCTGGGGAAGAGATATAGTTGAAGAGCATTCTGATTTATGTATTGCAGCTGGATTAAACTTTGAAGGCATAAACCAAGAAGTTGCCCCTGGCCAGTGGGAATTCCAGTTATTCGCTAAAGGTGCCAAGAAAGCAGGTGACGAAATTTGGATAGCCCGTTATCTTTTGGATAGATTGACTGAACATCATGGTTATTATATTGAATACCATCCTAAACCGGTAAAAGGTGATTGGAATGGTTCGGGTATGCATGCAAACTTCTCTAATACAACGTTAAGAACTTGTGGCTCTAAAGAGACCTATGAAAAAATATGTGAGGCATTTAGACCCGTTACTTCGGAACATATAGATGTATATGGAGAATTTAATGATGAGCGTTTGACAGGATTACACGAAACCGCTCATGTATCTGATTTCTCTTACGGTGTTTCTGATAGAGGAGCATCAATTAGAATTCCTATCATTACTGTAGAAAATGGATGGAAAGGATGGTTGGAAGATAGAAGACCAGCTTCAAATGGTGATCCTTACAAGATTGCTGGCAGAATCATCAAGACTGTAAAATCTGCTAAAATCTAA
- a CDS encoding carboxypeptidase-like regulatory domain-containing protein has product MLANSLKFYFLVCLFSTSIVFSQDDFITGQLLDKGNGDPVVFATIRVKDKAIGVISNLDGSFRIPEKFKEFGSILEISSLGYVTKDIFLSELAANKTNIIRLDPAIELLDEVVVEGIIRAKKKTNKKERLSAYQIVERAIKNISINYPISPFTAIGYYRDFQINENNYSNLNEALLEVWDQGFNASDYETTMVRVFEHKRNLDFPIDSIAEKPYDYLNRGKTIPGLHLDNYGGNEFTILRIHDALRNNEINAYDYVNVFKTDFIKNHYFKNEGEIILNNEQLYKITFKKNKGDVTIKGNLFVSQEDFSIYRFEYAMFSYQKGKSRKERRTKTRRGKKLLFEIIVGYTPIDGLMYPNYYSMNNTFNVKEPPRFKVTKAHYSINKRYFVISMNNKANKNDALRKNNYKLKFMGKKIKIGRIVHIEDEILLYPDPKISATLFEEIAKADRKDIVDGGNFNIEVKNLRDINNNQINEPTYKRVKQYREFFVQRIKSKPEAIPVDDFYMNKNLPIFENQPISRRANFSDYWMNTPLPNIEE; this is encoded by the coding sequence ATGCTTGCCAATTCGCTTAAATTTTATTTCCTCGTTTGTCTTTTTTCAACAAGCATTGTTTTTTCACAGGATGATTTTATTACTGGCCAACTTTTGGATAAAGGAAATGGCGATCCTGTAGTCTTCGCTACCATTCGGGTTAAGGATAAGGCAATTGGTGTTATTTCAAATTTGGATGGAAGTTTCAGGATACCTGAAAAATTCAAGGAGTTTGGAAGCATTTTGGAAATTTCGTCATTAGGTTATGTCACAAAGGATATTTTTCTGTCAGAACTAGCGGCTAATAAAACGAATATTATTCGACTGGACCCGGCTATAGAGCTTTTGGATGAGGTAGTTGTAGAAGGTATAATACGTGCCAAGAAAAAAACAAATAAAAAGGAAAGATTATCAGCATATCAAATTGTTGAAAGGGCTATAAAAAATATTTCTATTAATTATCCAATATCGCCCTTTACTGCTATAGGTTATTATCGTGATTTTCAAATAAATGAAAATAATTATAGCAACCTTAATGAAGCTTTATTGGAGGTATGGGACCAAGGTTTCAATGCTTCGGATTATGAAACTACAATGGTTAGGGTCTTCGAACATAAAAGGAACCTAGACTTTCCAATTGATTCTATTGCTGAAAAACCATATGATTACCTCAATAGGGGAAAAACAATCCCAGGGTTGCATTTGGACAATTACGGAGGTAATGAATTCACGATATTACGTATTCACGATGCCTTAAGAAATAATGAAATAAATGCCTATGATTATGTGAATGTTTTTAAAACAGATTTTATTAAGAATCATTATTTTAAAAATGAGGGCGAAATAATACTAAATAATGAACAGCTATATAAAATCACCTTCAAAAAAAACAAAGGTGATGTTACTATTAAAGGTAATCTATTTGTTTCGCAAGAAGATTTTTCCATTTATAGATTTGAATACGCTATGTTTAGTTATCAAAAAGGTAAATCAAGAAAAGAAAGACGGACTAAAACCAGAAGAGGTAAAAAATTGCTTTTTGAAATAATAGTTGGGTATACACCAATTGATGGCTTGATGTATCCAAATTACTACTCTATGAATAACACCTTTAACGTTAAAGAACCACCAAGGTTCAAAGTGACTAAGGCCCACTACAGTATAAATAAGAGGTATTTTGTGATTTCCATGAACAATAAAGCCAACAAAAATGATGCTCTTAGAAAGAACAATTATAAGTTGAAATTTATGGGAAAGAAAATCAAGATTGGCAGAATAGTGCATATTGAAGACGAGATACTTTTATACCCCGACCCTAAAATTTCGGCTACATTATTTGAGGAAATTGCCAAAGCTGACAGAAAAGATATTGTAGATGGAGGTAATTTCAATATTGAGGTCAAGAATCTACGTGATATTAATAATAATCAAATTAATGAACCAACATATAAACGGGTAAAACAATATCGAGAATTTTTTGTTCAACGAATTAAATCTAAACCAGAGGCTATTCCGGTTGATGATTTTTATATGAACAAGAATTTGCCGATTTTTGAGAATCAACCAATCTCAAGACGTGCTAATTTTTCGGATTATTGGATGAATACTCCACTACCCAATATCGAGGAATAA